In Corylus avellana chromosome ca2, CavTom2PMs-1.0, the following proteins share a genomic window:
- the LOC132172134 gene encoding probable glycerol-3-phosphate acyltransferase 3 yields the protein MSMASFIKTPFLFFYRILYRKHRGFYKNHATTPFIYETFNPPLASQALMIFDVEGALLKSPSLFPYFMLVAFEGGSLLRALLLLLSYPLTCLVSEEMGLKIMVMVCFFGIKKESFRIGINVLPKFFLEDVGLEMFEVLKRSGGGKLVGVSELPQVMVECFLKEYLEVDFVVGRELKVFNGYFVGLMEEKKDIIGFEEVLEEDNMIAIAGFTKFLDHQLLSRCKEIYLVGEGDKRRWQKLPREKYPKPLIFHDGRLALAPTPMDALALFMWVPFGFVLAIFRILVYMSLPTKMSHPLHAFSGVHLTVSIPKTKSSYSNTKEEEKSRGLLYACNHRTLLDPLFLALIFNKSFIVVSYSLSRISEIGQPNKIVRLTRNRDEDARIIDSCLNQGDMVVCPEGTTCREPYLLRFSPLFAELSEIIVPVAVNSHVTLFYGTTASGLKFLDPFCFFMNPAPTYNFQILENVSASSTCHDGGKSKFDVANQVQSEIGKALGFECTRLTRKDKYMVLAGNNGTV from the exons ttgtttttctatCGCATTCTCTATAGAAAACATAGAGGTTTCTACAAAAACCATGCAACGACACCGTTTATATATGAAACCTTTAATCCTCCTCTTGCAAGCCAGGCTTTGATGATCTTCGATGTGGAAGGAGCTTTGCTAAAATCTCCATCCTTGTTCCCATACTTCATGCTTGTGGCCTTTGAAGGTGGAAGCTTATTAAGggctcttcttctccttctttcctaTCCTTTAACATGTTTGGTTAGTGAAGAAATGGGGTTGAAGATTATGGTCATGGTTTGCTTCTTTGGGATCAAGAAAGAAAGCTTTAGAATTGGAATAAATGTTTTGCCAAAGTTCTTCTTGGAGGACGTTGGATTGGAGATGTTTGAGGTGCTCAAGAGAAGTGGTGGGGGAAAATTAGTAGGTGTGAGTGAGCTTCCTCAAGTGATGGTTGAGTGCTTTTTAAAGGAATATTTAGAGGTTGATTTTGTGGTCGGGAGAGAGCTGAAGGTGTTCAATGGGTATTTTGTGGGACtcatggaggagaagaaggatatCATTGGTTTTGAGGAAGTCCTTGAAGAGGATAATATGATTGCTATTGCTGGCTTCACAAAATTTCTTGATCACCAATTGCTCTCCCGTTGCAAG GAGATTTATCTGGTTGGAGAAGGTGATAAGAGGAGGTGGCAAAAGCTCCCAAGAGAAAAGTACCCAAAACCATTGATCTTTCATGATGGTAGATTGGCTCTGGCACCAACCCCAATGGACGCTCTAGCTCTATTCATGTGGGTGCCGTTTGGGTTTGTCCTTGCCATTTTCAGGATCCTTGTATACATGTCACTGCCCACCAAGATGTCTCATCCTCTCCATGCCTTCAGCGGTGTACACCTCACAGTTTCCATACCCAAAACCAAAAGCTCTTATTCAAACaccaaggaagaagaaaaatccaGAGGCCTCCTTTATGCTTGCAATCACAGAACACTTCTGGACCCTCTTTTCCTTGCTCTAATTTTCAACAAAAGTTTTATTGTGGTCTCGTACAGCTTAAGCAGAATCTCAGAGATTGGACAACCCAACAAAATAGTGCGATTAACGAGGAATCGTGATGAAGATGCCAGGATAATCGACAGCTGTCTTAATCAGGGGGACATGGTTGTTTGCCCCGAAGGGACCACATGCAGGGAACCATATCTCTTGCGATTTAGTCCCTTATTTGCAGAATTGAGCGAAATAATAGTCCCTGTTGCTGTCAACTCCCATGTTACTCTGTTTTATGGTACAACCGCCAGCGGGCTCAAGTTTCTGGACCCGTTCTGCTTCTTCATGAACCCAGCACCAACTTACAACTTTCAGATCCTCGAGAATGTATCTGCTTCGTCCACTTGTCATGATGGGGGGAAATCAAAGTTTGATGTGGCAAATCAAGTGCAAAGTGAGATTGGGAAGGCTCTGGGGTTTGAGTGCACCAGGCTTACACGAAAAGACAAGTACATGGTATTGGCCGGTAACAATGGGACTGTTTAA